One window of the Papaver somniferum cultivar HN1 unplaced genomic scaffold, ASM357369v1 unplaced-scaffold_115, whole genome shotgun sequence genome contains the following:
- the LOC113329262 gene encoding E3 SUMO-protein ligase SIZ1-like, with translation MFAEITTCTREGMNKISLTGCDARIFCLGARIAKRRTVQQVLNLIPKELDGERFEDTRARVCRCIGGCNDAENANSDSDLEVVADSVTVNLCCPWQCPICLKNYTLEHMIIDPYSNRITAMMGRFGEHVTEIYVKPDGSWRANDALGQQLLLLIATRGKGIDEGEVAEKQAFSTASKTATKMVSNRYLQKKCSCLILKKEAVANKDKPICSHGKFSYRIYS, from the exons atgtTTGCAGAA ATTACGACATGTACGAGGGAGGGGATGAATAAGATCTCTTTGACAGGATGTGATGCTCGCATTTTTTGCTTGGGGGCCAGAATTGCAAAGCGCCGAACAGTTCAGCAG GTTCTCAACTTGATACCAAAAGAGCTGGATGGTGAGCGTTTTGAAGATACACGTGCCCGTGTTTGTCGTTGCATAGGGGGTTGTAATGATGCGGAAAATGCAAATAGTGATAGTGATCTGGAAGTTGTTGCAGATTCAGTTACTGTAAACTTGTGTTGTCCT TGGCAGTGCCCCATTTGCCTCAAAAACTACACCTTGGAGCATATGATCATTGACCCGTATTCCAATCGCATCACAGCCATG ATGGGTCGTTTTGGAGAACATGTGACAGAGATATACGTCAAGCCAGATGGTTCTTGGCGTGCGAATGATGCTCTTGGACAACAACTTCTGCTGCTCATAGCAACTAGAG GAAAGGGTATCGATGAAGGTGAAGTTGCCGAAAAACAAGCTTTTTCTACTGCATCCAAAACTGCAACCAAAATGGTTAGCAATAG GTACTTACAGAAGAAATGCTCTTGTCTGATCTTAAAGAAAGAAGCTGTGGCGAACAAAGATAAACCTATCTGCTCTCATGGTAAGTTTAGCTACAGAATATATTCATGA